From Buteo buteo unplaced genomic scaffold, bButBut1.hap1.1 HAP1_SCAFFOLD_102, whole genome shotgun sequence, a single genomic window includes:
- the LOC142027987 gene encoding T-cell activation Rho GTPase-activating protein-like: MRTGPPSSSSGPAAPASPLSGECHGQAGDVPKHTRTIVRTASALRAEPGIPEGAKRARVTPVPSIMLLEKELGRRHTAPGQVGSGCSRALFGQPLAALCGEDGSLPRPIQELLAVLRREGPSTEGIFRRAAGGTELRELREALDRGARVDLGSQPALLLAAVLKDFLRSIPDKLLVNNLYEDWMQAMERTGKEEKLSELKAVAKKLPAANLLLLKRLLSLLQHIGHSAATSRMSCSNLAICLGPNLLSPPDEDLLPLQAMLEVTEKVNTLVEFMIEYCSDIFGEEVAGRSCPSAGESPAPMDGATGAVFLLLAEPL; the protein is encoded by the exons ATGAGGACAGGACCTCCATCCTCCTCGTCTGGCCCAGCGGCTCCTGCATCGCCACTTTCGGGTGAGTGCCACGGCCAGGCGGGAGACGTTCCCAAGCACACCCGCACCATCGTGAGAACGGCCTCTGCCCTgcgtgcagagcctgg GATACCAGaaggagccaagagagcccGGGTGACGCCTGTCCCGTCCATCAtgctcctggagaaggagctgggccgcCGCCACACC gcgccagggcaggtgggctctggctgcagcagggcgctctttggccagcccctggcagccctctgcggggaggacggctccctgccccggcccatccag gagctgctggctgtcctgcgccGGGAAGGACCGTCGACGGAGGGGATATTCCGCAGAGCCGCCGGCGGGACCGAACttcgggagctgcgggaggccctggaccGCGGCGCACGCgtcgacctgggcagccagcctgcgctcctgctggccgccgtcttgaag gacttcctccgaagcatccccgacaAGCTGCTCGTCAACaacctctacgaggactggatgcaagccatggagaggaccggcaaggaggagaagctctccgagctgaaagc ggtggccaagaagttgcctgcagccaacctcctcctcctcaagcggCTACTCTCGCtgctccagcacatcggccacagcgcagccaccagcaggatgagctgcagcaacctggccatctgccttgggccaaacctgctgagcccacccgacgaggacctgctcccgctccaggccatgctggaggtgaccgagaag GTGAACACGCTGGTGGAGTTTATGATTGAATATTGCAGTGACatctttggggaggaggtggctggccgctcctgtccgtCAGCCGGGGAGTCGCCAGCCCCCATggacggagccacag GTGCCGTTTTCCTGTTACTGGCTGAACCCCTGTGA